The region AGCGTGCTGGCCGACCGCTCCGGCAACGACAAGCGGGGCGGTATCTTCACCGACGTCTTCGCACTAGCGGGCCTGCGCTACCTGCGCCTGAACGTTCTGGCCGGCGCCGCGTCCGGCGTGCGGGAGCTGCGCGTCGTCAACTACCTGCGACCCGACATGGACAACGGCTCCGACACCTCCGGCATCGCGGATAACTACACAATGTACTACAACGCGGACAACGACCCGCTGGCGCCGGACGGCATCCGCGGGGGCGTGATGAACGAGGCCAGCATGGCCACCGGCGACAACTTCCACGGCCTCACGAAAGACATGGGCTGGGACACGATCCGCCTGCGCATCTGGAACGAGCCCAGAAGCGAGGGCAGCTGGCAGCCCAACATGATCACCAAGGACAGCCCGATGGAGGCCTTCCCGGCGGGCAATCCGAACGGTTCGTGCAGCCCGTCGGCCACGCTGACCCACGCGAAATACGTTGTGGGCGCGGGGCAGAACCTCGCCATCGACTTCCACTACGCCGACAGCTGGTCCGACCCGCAGAACCAGCCGAAGCCTTACGCCTGGGCGGATCTGCCCTTTGAGTCCGCAAACCCGGAAACCAACGATCTGGTGAAGCAGACCTACGCGTTCACCTACGAGATGGTAGCGGATCTGATCGAGCAGGGCACGACCCCGACGGTGGTCGCGCTGGGCAACGAGATCACAAACGGCATGTTGTGGGGCAGCGAATACGAATTCACAAACCCTTACGCCCATTTCCACGATTACTACAAGCGCTTCATTCGGGACAACCCAAATGCGGCCCGCGGCGGCGGCGTCATGTGGATCAAGTACGAAGAGGCGGAGGGCGACAAGACATCTGAGGAATACGCCGAGTTCCTCGACTCCATCGTGCACCTCGCCAAGTTGGTGGACGCCGGCAACCGCGCCATCGCGCAGCTCAACGAGGACTACGATACGAACATCTTGACCGAGATGCACTTCGCGTTCAACGTGTTTGAGGAGCCGCCCGGACAGCCCAAGGTGGCCATGGACCCCGACGCCGTCTACAACAAGGTCGTCACCCTCGTCGGCGGACTCGCCGAGAACCTGGAGGAGATGGGCGGCATGGTCGACCGCATCGGCATCTCCTACTACCCCGACTGGCACGGCACCTTTGCCCAGGTGCAGCGCAACATCGTGGAGCTCTCGAAAATGCTCCCGGACGTCACGTTCAACATCGCCGAGTGCTCGCCGCCGGCCAGCGGCAGCGTGACCGACTGGATGAACAACCCGAATTATCCCGTGGGATATTCCTACAGCATCCAGCACCAGGGCGACGACACCATGCGCATCATGGAGCTCATCAACGACGTGCCGAACAACGCCGGCCAGGGCGTGTGGCCCTGGAACGGCCAGAGCGTGTACTTCACAGGCGGCAGCACCTGGATCCAAAATCCGGACGGCTCCTGGGCGCCCGTCTATTTCCCGCCGCAGCCCAACGCCTCGTTTAAGGTGTGGAACGACGCTTTCGCAAAGAATGTGGTGGAGAGCCGTATCTACGCCGTCACGGCAAAGGGCGTCGCCCCCGCGCTGCCCGCCACCGTGAAGAGCCTGGACGTCGCGACCGGCGTCGTCGCCGACGTGCCGGTCGTCTGGGATCTTGCCCCCGCCGACTACGCCGCCCTCGGTACGGTCACGGTGCGCGGCACGGCCGCGCCCACCGTGCCGGAGACCGGCCGCGGCGTCGCGATGACGGCCGTCACGGCCACCGTGGACGTCGTCAACGTCAGGGCCCACTCGTCGGCCCGCGTCTCCCTGCGCATCAAGGGCAAAGCGCCGCTGCTCTTCGAAGCCTACGGCGCCGACTGCATCTTCACCTCCAGCGACCCGAAGGTCGTCTCCGTGAGCGAAACCGGCGTCGTCACCGGCCTCAGGGCCGGCACGGTCCTTATCACCCTCCGCTCCAAGACCGACCCCAGCCTCGCCCACGCCGTCGTCGTCAGCGTCGCCTGACGTGCGTCAGGTGCACCACAAAATTTACAAAAATATCCAGCACAGAGACAGTCGCTCCCGTCTTGGGGGCGGCTGTCTTTTGTTCATAAATAATAATCTATCTCTCAAAAAAATCTATTGACATTGGACCACGCCAATGATAGTGTGTCCACAGACGGAGACGGAGAAATCCGGTGCACAGACGTTCAAACATCAATCACTGAAAAGAAGGGAAACGACATGAAAAAATTGGTGTCTCTGGCGCTCGCCGCGCTGCTTGTATGTATGCTCGTACCGACGGTCGGCCTGGCGTACGACACACAGGCGGGCGGAACCAACGTGGCCCTGCCGCCGGTCACGGACCCGGATTGGCAATCCCCCTTCAACGACGCGCGCCTCGTGGGGAGATCGGAGACGGGCCTGCTCCCGGCGATGGGCTGGAACAGCTGGAACGCGTTTCAGACAAACATCAACGCAAACCTCATCAAACGCATCGCGGACTCCTTCATACGGCTCGGCCTCGACAAGGCGGGGTACGAGTATGTCGTCATCGACGACGGCTGTTACAACGCCAGCCTGATCGGCGGGACCCTTTCGAACCACACCACAAACTTCCCGCTCGGGTTCAAAGACATGTCGGATTATGTCCACAATCTGGGGCTGAAATACGGCATGTATCAGGACTCCGGGGCGCGGACCTGCGGCGGGCAGCCCGGCGCGTACGGGCGCGAGGATCTCTTTGCCCAAACCATGGTGGACTGGGGCGTCGACTACATCAAGTACGACTTCTGCGGCAACACCTGGGACAACGACAGGTACGGGCGCGCGCCGAACATCCGGAGCCTGACGGTCCGCGCGTCGGACGGCGGCTTTGAACAAAAGATCAACGCGCTGGACGCCGTCGCCTCGGGCAGCGTCACAAAAAACACGACCGACAATTTCGTGAGCGGGATCGGCATCGGCTCCACGGCCGGCACCCCGACCACGCCGTATGCGGACCTCACCTTCACCGTCACGGCGCCGGCGGCGGGTACGTACACCGTGGTGATCGAAAACTCCGCGAACGGCACCGGCACCGGCGTTGGGCGCTATCTGATGCTCGACGTGAACGGGACGCGCCGGTTTGAGACGCTGGTGCCCTCCACGGGCTCCGTCACCGTGATGCAAAACACCGAGACCAGCGCGGAGCTGGCGGAGGGTGAGAATACCCTGCGTATCTACAACGTCAAACGCGCGGAGAGCGCGCTCTACTCGATGGCGGCGTTCAAAGACGCCCTCGTCAAGGCGGGCGGCGAATCGGTCCGCTTCAGCATCTGCGAGTGGGGGTACAACAGCCCCTGGACGTGGGCGCACAAAGTGGGCGACTCCTACCGCATCACGACGGACATCGCGAACAAGGTGAGCGAAGGGCAGTATTCCTGGATGAAGTACCAATACGACCGCGCGGTCATTCTGGACAAATACACAGGCCTCGACAAGGCCTGGGCCGACCCCGACATGCTAGTCGTGGGCCTCAAAGACACCGACAAGGCGCTGGTGGACGGCGTAAGACCGTACTTCACCCACGAGGAGGACATCCAGCACTTCACGGCCTGGTGTATGATGAACGCCCCGCTGATGCTCGGCATGGATCTCACCAAAGTGGAAGTCGGCGACCCTGTCTGGCAGGTGATCACAAACCGCGACGTGATCGCGCTGGACCAAGATCCGCTGGGCGTCCAGGCGAAGCGCCTCAAGACCACCGCCACCCTCGCCGCGATGGACGCGTTCACGACCGCCTCTCGCATGGACATCATCGCAAAGCCTCTGGCAAACGGCGACGTCGCGGTCATGTTTGTCAACGTGGGCTCCACCACCCGGACCCTCGGGATCAGCGCGGATGAGATCCTGGCCGGTCTGGCCGGCAAGCTGGCGGACGCGGAGGCCTTTGCCGCCGCCGAAACCTATACGGTAAAGGATCTCTGGTCGAAGTCGCTCTCGACGCTGGCGCACGACGCGACCCTCACGATGACCGTGGCGGCCCACGGCTCCAGGACCTTCCGGCTCTCTCCCTCCGACGCCTTTGCCGCCCCGACGTACGCGGTGCGGGCGGACGGCGGCGACACGCTCGTCCCCGTCTATGCGCTCTCCGCGGCCGCCGGCCAGACGCTGACTCTCTCCTTCGACGCCCTGCGCGCGCGCGGCGCGGCGCAGCCCGTCACCGCGATTGCGGCGCTCTACGACGCGGCCGGCCGTCTCGTGCGGATCAGCACGGCGGCGGGCGAGGCCGAAGCCGGCCTCGTAAAGTCGTTCTCACTGGACATGGCGATTCCGGAGGACGCCGAGGGGCTGTCTCTCCGCCTCCTGGTCTGGGAGAGCGGGACGCTGCGCCCGCTGACGGACGCCGCCGATTTTACATAACGGCACTCTCGCCGCAAGACGGCAAAACAGGGCCGCTCACGCCGTGAGGCAGCCCTGAAACGGCAAGAGACGGCTTCCGGCCCCCGCCGGTTGCCGTCTCTTGCCCGGCTTTTTCTCCATACCCCTCAGGTGCAGTGTATCACAGCAAAAAGCCACTTGGCAAACATTTAGCTGTCACGGCGCACTCAGCTTCCACGGTATGTCCCCCGCGGCCGGGTCGGCGGTTTGTATCACATTTTTTCGGTGCCGCTGATGTACTGCCCGCCGGACCACAGGGCCGACACCCGCGCGGCGGACTGGAGATACGCGGCCTCAAAGGTCTCCGCCAGTTTCCTGGCGATGTCCGCCTCGGTGTACGCCTGCGGGTTGTCGGGCACAAATTCGACGGTGGTCACCCTGTTCTCGGCGCGCCAGAATTTGCGGGCCGTGTGGCCGATGAGCTGCTCTGCCCCGAAGACCTGATACTTGGTGAAGACGATGTTCCCCTGCGCGTCCACACTGTCTATCGTATGCACCTCGACGCCCGCCATCACCTGTTCCGCCTTTTGCGTCGCCGGGTGATAGA is a window of Oscillospiraceae bacterium DNA encoding:
- a CDS encoding alpha-galactosidase, whose translation is MKKLVSLALAALLVCMLVPTVGLAYDTQAGGTNVALPPVTDPDWQSPFNDARLVGRSETGLLPAMGWNSWNAFQTNINANLIKRIADSFIRLGLDKAGYEYVVIDDGCYNASLIGGTLSNHTTNFPLGFKDMSDYVHNLGLKYGMYQDSGARTCGGQPGAYGREDLFAQTMVDWGVDYIKYDFCGNTWDNDRYGRAPNIRSLTVRASDGGFEQKINALDAVASGSVTKNTTDNFVSGIGIGSTAGTPTTPYADLTFTVTAPAAGTYTVVIENSANGTGTGVGRYLMLDVNGTRRFETLVPSTGSVTVMQNTETSAELAEGENTLRIYNVKRAESALYSMAAFKDALVKAGGESVRFSICEWGYNSPWTWAHKVGDSYRITTDIANKVSEGQYSWMKYQYDRAVILDKYTGLDKAWADPDMLVVGLKDTDKALVDGVRPYFTHEEDIQHFTAWCMMNAPLMLGMDLTKVEVGDPVWQVITNRDVIALDQDPLGVQAKRLKTTATLAAMDAFTTASRMDIIAKPLANGDVAVMFVNVGSTTRTLGISADEILAGLAGKLADAEAFAAAETYTVKDLWSKSLSTLAHDATLTMTVAAHGSRTFRLSPSDAFAAPTYAVRADGGDTLVPVYALSAAAGQTLTLSFDALRARGAAQPVTAIAALYDAAGRLVRISTAAGEAEAGLVKSFSLDMAIPEDAEGLSLRLLVWESGTLRPLTDAADFT
- a CDS encoding glycosyl hydrolase 53 family protein, with the protein product PSESNIATKYWVSASADTGNAALAIDGSEATLWKPAAAAAALTVDLGGAYDAVRKVETVFGGNTERYRYTLEGSADGLNWSVLADRSGNDKRGGIFTDVFALAGLRYLRLNVLAGAASGVRELRVVNYLRPDMDNGSDTSGIADNYTMYYNADNDPLAPDGIRGGVMNEASMATGDNFHGLTKDMGWDTIRLRIWNEPRSEGSWQPNMITKDSPMEAFPAGNPNGSCSPSATLTHAKYVVGAGQNLAIDFHYADSWSDPQNQPKPYAWADLPFESANPETNDLVKQTYAFTYEMVADLIEQGTTPTVVALGNEITNGMLWGSEYEFTNPYAHFHDYYKRFIRDNPNAARGGGVMWIKYEEAEGDKTSEEYAEFLDSIVHLAKLVDAGNRAIAQLNEDYDTNILTEMHFAFNVFEEPPGQPKVAMDPDAVYNKVVTLVGGLAENLEEMGGMVDRIGISYYPDWHGTFAQVQRNIVELSKMLPDVTFNIAECSPPASGSVTDWMNNPNYPVGYSYSIQHQGDDTMRIMELINDVPNNAGQGVWPWNGQSVYFTGGSTWIQNPDGSWAPVYFPPQPNASFKVWNDAFAKNVVESRIYAVTAKGVAPALPATVKSLDVATGVVADVPVVWDLAPADYAALGTVTVRGTAAPTVPETGRGVAMTAVTATVDVVNVRAHSSARVSLRIKGKAPLLFEAYGADCIFTSSDPKVVSVSETGVVTGLRAGTVLITLRSKTDPSLAHAVVVSVA